Proteins encoded in a region of the Quercus lobata isolate SW786 chromosome 8, ValleyOak3.0 Primary Assembly, whole genome shotgun sequence genome:
- the LOC115955126 gene encoding disease resistance protein RPM1-like → MAETAVSLVIENLVQLLFQEVRLLKGVHDKVASIKDELEIIQSFLKDADARVEQENMSNVEKTWVKQIREEAYHIEDIIDEYILHLAKGPLWPRQQFHFLRKFFQFTKKLKAKHVIASKIQDINVNLKEKRELAIKYRFNTIEQGGLSNNARSVTWYDPRVASLFIEEAEVVGIELHRDKLINWLVEEPSNRTMISVVGIGGVGKTTLVKKVYDNKKVVAHFNCRAWITVSQSYKKEDLFRDMIKQFYKARKEFAPKEIDKMEEINLITILRQYLHEQRYVIVADDLWDTDFLECLKFVLPNNDKGSGIVITTRNEDVAPSHNESSSCYVHKQLPLPSNKALELFYKRVFQHEEDNCPHELVELSCKIVEKCEGLPLAIVVIGGLLSSKDKVVSEWCKLHDSLSLELNTNSRLRSIPKILSLSYHALPYYLKACFLYLGMFPENYPINCARLIRLWIAEGFVKEKQGITLEELAQGYLNQLIHRSLVQVARFDQVGKKRFCRVHDMLREVILSRSNELNFCLVSIQNYTSFDKIARRLSIMNNVNTPLQSIYNSQTRSVLIFGIDEVPNSFFIACFASFKLMRTMDFEGAPIDYIPKEVGNLLHLRYLSLRDTKVKMLPKSIGKLHYLETLDLKRSLVSELPPEISRLHKLQYLAAYIVDNNVEYNIDFRQAVKIPSGIGRLKSLQKLSKIEANNNALITELGSLGQLRKLEITKLKRENGIALCTVLETMCQLQSLRIRATSEEEVLELQSMSSPPPLLQTLGLFGRLEKFPEWILKLHSIVRIVLNWSKLMEDSLKVLQALPNLMRLQLHDGYRGEQLHIEGGGFQKLKTLGLRNLRGLNRLIIDEGALPLLQNLDIGECRQLKEMPSSIHHLKSLKNLQLWEMPTEFVLSLQPDEGPDFGKVKHIPSVTFRYRTHGEYFNSYKIGDSELLKRLER, encoded by the coding sequence ATGGCAGAGACAGCAGTTAGCCTAGTTATTGAAAATTTGGTCCAATTGTTATTCCAAGAAGTGAGATTACTCAAGGGTGTCCACGACAAAGTTGCAAGCATCAAAGATGAATTAGAGATTATTCAATCTTTCCTTAAGGATGCAGATGCAAGGGTCGAGCAAGAGAATATGAGCAATGTTGAGAAAACATGGGTGAAACAGATAAGGGAAGAAGCTTACCACATTGAAGACATCATTGATGAATACATACTTCATTTAGCAAAAGGTCCTCTTTGGCCAAGGCAACAGTTCCATTTCCTCCGaaagttttttcaatttacCAAAAAGTTGAAAGCTAAACATGTCATAGCCTCCAAAATTCAAGACATCAACGTCAATCTCaaggaaaagagagagttgGCTATAAAATATCGTTTCAACACTATTGAGCAAGGGGGATTAAGCAACAATGCTAGAAGTGTTACATGGTATGACCCTCGAGTGGCATCTCTTTTCATTGAGGAAGCTGAGGTTGTGGGCATTGAGTTGCATAGAGACAAATTGATAAACTGGCTGGTAGAAGAACCATCTAATCGCACTATGATTTCAGTGGTTGGCATTGGTGGTGTTGGCAAGACCACTCTTGTGAAGAAAGTGTATGACAACAAGAAAGTGGTAGCACACTTTAATTGTCGTGCTTGGATCACTGTGTCTCAATCATACAAGAAGGAAGACCTATTTAGGGACATGATAAAGCAGTTCTATAAGGCAAGAAAGGAGTTTGCTCCTAAAGAAATTGACAAAATGGAAGAGATAAATCTTATTACAATATTAAGGCAGTATTTGCATGAGCAAAGATATGTAATTGTTGCTGATGATTTATGGGATACAGATTTTCTAGAATGTTTAAAATTTGTCTTACCTAATAATGACAAAGGTAGTGGAATTGTAATCACAACTCGAAATGAGGATGTTGCTCCCTCTCACAATGAATCTTCATCTTGTTATGTGCACAAGCAACTACCTTTACCGTCAAATAAAGCTTTGGAATTGTTCTACAAGAGGGTGTTTCAACATGAAGAGGACAACTGTCCACATGAACTAGTTGAGTTGTCGTGCAAAATAGTTGAGAAATGTGAAGGTTTGCCACTTGCAATTGTGGTTATAGGTGGCCTTTTGTCAAGCAAGGACAAGGTTGTCTCTGAGTGGTGTAAATTGCATGATAGTCTTAGTTTGGAATTAAACACTAATTCACGTCTAAGAAGTATCCCTAAAATTCTATCTCTTAGTTATCATGCTTTACCCTACTACCTTAAAGCTTGTTTCCTATATTTAGGCATGTTTCCAGAAAATTACCCCATAAATTGTGCAAGACTAATTCGGCTTTGGATAGCTGAGggttttgtaaaagaaaaacaaggaatAACATTGGAAGAACTTGCACAAGGCTACTTGAACCAACTCATTCATAGAAGCTTGGTTCAAGTGGCAAGGTTTGATCAAGTTGGCAAAAAAAGATTTTGTCGAGTTCATGATATGTTACGTGAGGTCATTCTTTCAAGATCAAATGAGTTGAATTTTTGCTTAGTCTCAATTCAGAACTACACAAGTTTTGACAAAATTGCTCGACGTCTCTCAATTATGAACAATGTAAACACTCCACTGCAGAGTATTTATAATTCTCAAACTCGTTCTGTTCTTATTTTTGGGATAGATGAAGTAcccaattctttttttattgcttGTTTTGCAAGTTTCAAGCTCATGAGAACAATGGATTTTGAAGGTGCTCCAATTGATTACATTCCTAAAGAAGTTGGGAACCTACTACATCTAAGATATTTAAGCCTTAGAGATACAAAAGTGAAAATGCTTCCTAAATCGATAGGTAAACTGCACTACCTAGAGACTTTGGATTTGAAACGTTCCCTTGTGTCTGAACTACCACCAGAGATCAGTAGGCTCCATAAGCTACAATATCTTGCGGCGTACATTGTAGACAATAATGTAGAATACAATATTGACTTTAGACAAGCCGTAAAGATACCCAGTGGCATAGGGCGTTTAAAATCCTTACAAAAGCTTTCTAAGATTGAAGCCAACAACAATGCCCTTATAACAGAATTGGGGAGTTTGGGACAGTTAAGGAAGTTGGAAATCACTaaattgaagagagaaaatgggaTAGCTTTGTGCACCGTGCTAGAGACAATGTGCCAACTTCAGTCATTGAGAATCAGGGCAACAAGTGAGGAAGAAGTTCTTGAATTACAATCAATGTCTTCTCCTCCACCCCTACTACAAACTCTTGGCCTATTTGGGCGGCTAGAAAAGTTTCCAGAATGGATTCTAAAACTCCATAGTATAGTTAGAATTGTTTTGAACTGGTCAAAATTAATGGAAGATTCATTAAAGGTCCTTCAAGCTCTGCCTAATTTGATGCGACTTCAGCTTCACGATGGATACAGAGGTGAGCAATTACATATTGAGGGAGGAGGCTTCCAGAAACTCAAGACTCTAGGGCTTCGAAATTTGAGAGGATTGAATAGGTTGATAATAGATGAAGGTGCCCTGCCTCTTCTTCAAAATCTTGATATCGGAGAATGCCGACAGCTGAAGGAGATGCCCTCTAGCATCCACCATCTGAAAAGCCTAAAAAATCTGCAATTGTGGGAAATGCCGACCGAATTCGTTCTTAGTCTGCAACCAGATGAAGGCCCTGATTTTGGAAAAGTCAAGCATATTCCCTCTGTCACTTTCCGATATAGGACTCATGGAGAATACTTCAATAGCTACAAGATTGGTGATTCAGAATTGTTGAAGCGTCTAGAAAGGTGA